Proteins encoded by one window of Hafnia alvei:
- the cysT gene encoding sulfate/thiosulfate ABC transporter permease CysT codes for MLLSRAAPKRVLPGFTLSLGSSLLYTCLILLLPLSALVMQLAQMTWQQYWDVITNPQVVAAYKVTLLAAGVASVFNAIFGMLMAWILTRYEFPGKTLLDGLMDLPFALPTAVAGLTLAGLFSTTGWYGQWLAMIDIKVAFTWLGIAVAMAFTSIPFVVRTVQPVLEELGPEYEEAAQTLGASRWQSFRKVVFPEVAPALLAGTALSFTRSLGEFGAVIFIAGNIAWKTEVTSLMIFIRLQEFDYPAASAIASVILAASLLLLFSINTLQSRFGKRIGGH; via the coding sequence ATGTTGTTGTCTCGCGCTGCACCTAAAAGGGTTTTGCCCGGCTTTACCCTGAGTCTGGGCAGTAGCCTGCTGTATACCTGTTTAATTTTGTTGTTGCCGTTAAGCGCGCTGGTCATGCAGCTCGCGCAGATGACGTGGCAGCAGTATTGGGACGTGATCACCAACCCACAGGTGGTGGCCGCCTATAAAGTGACGTTGCTGGCGGCGGGTGTTGCCAGCGTATTCAACGCGATATTTGGCATGCTGATGGCGTGGATCCTAACTCGCTATGAGTTTCCTGGGAAAACCCTGTTGGATGGGCTGATGGATCTGCCGTTTGCTCTGCCAACGGCGGTAGCAGGGCTAACGCTGGCGGGGCTGTTTTCGACCACGGGCTGGTATGGGCAATGGCTGGCGATGATAGATATCAAAGTCGCTTTCACGTGGCTTGGTATTGCCGTCGCGATGGCGTTTACCAGCATTCCGTTTGTGGTGCGTACCGTACAGCCCGTGCTGGAAGAACTCGGCCCTGAGTATGAAGAGGCCGCGCAGACGCTAGGCGCTTCACGCTGGCAGAGCTTCCGCAAAGTGGTGTTTCCCGAAGTCGCGCCTGCGCTGTTAGCGGGAACCGCGCTGTCGTTCACCCGTAGCCTCGGTGAGTTTGGCGCGGTGATTTTTATTGCGGGCAATATTGCATGGAAGACGGAAGTGACGTCGCTGATGATTTTTATCCGTCTGCAAGAATTTGATTATCCAGCGGCGAGTGCGATTGCCTCGGTGATCTTGGCGGCATCGTTGCTGCTGTTGTTTAGCATTAACACGTTGCAAAGCCGCTTCGGCAAACGTATTGGGGGGCATTAA
- the cysM gene encoding cysteine synthase CysM, giving the protein MSSLESCIGNTPLVQLQRMAAGTGSEVWVKLEGNNPAGSVKDRAALSMIQQAELRGEIKPGDTLIEATSGNTGIALAMIAALKGYRMKLLMPENMSQERQASMRAYGAELILVSREQGIEGARDLAQQMADRGEGMILDQFNNADNPLAHFTTTGPEIWQQTQGKVTHFVSSMGTTGTITGVGRFLKQQSDTVKIVGLQPSEGSSIPGIRRWPQEYLPGIYRPELVDEVMDMSQQLAEETMKRLAREEGLFCGVSSGGAVAGALRVAQENPGSTVVAIICDRGDRYLSTGVFNE; this is encoded by the coding sequence GTGAGTTCTCTGGAATCTTGTATTGGAAACACGCCTTTAGTGCAGCTGCAGCGCATGGCTGCGGGCACGGGGAGTGAGGTCTGGGTCAAACTGGAAGGGAATAATCCGGCTGGCTCGGTTAAGGATCGCGCAGCGCTGTCGATGATTCAGCAGGCTGAACTGCGTGGCGAGATTAAACCAGGTGATACCCTGATTGAGGCAACCAGCGGCAATACCGGTATTGCATTAGCGATGATCGCGGCGCTGAAAGGTTACCGCATGAAATTACTGATGCCGGAAAATATGAGCCAAGAGCGTCAGGCTTCCATGCGTGCATACGGTGCCGAGCTGATTTTAGTCAGCCGTGAACAGGGCATTGAGGGCGCTCGCGATCTCGCACAGCAAATGGCCGACCGTGGTGAAGGGATGATCCTCGATCAGTTTAATAATGCGGATAACCCGTTGGCGCATTTCACCACCACCGGGCCGGAGATTTGGCAACAGACGCAGGGTAAGGTGACGCATTTTGTATCGAGTATGGGCACCACGGGCACGATTACCGGCGTTGGCCGTTTCTTAAAGCAGCAGAGTGATACGGTAAAGATTGTCGGTCTACAGCCCTCTGAAGGCTCAAGCATTCCGGGGATCCGCCGTTGGCCGCAGGAATATTTGCCGGGAATTTATCGCCCAGAACTGGTGGATGAGGTAATGGATATGTCACAACAGTTGGCAGAAGAAACCATGAAACGCTTGGCGCGTGAAGAAGGGCTGTTCTGCGGCGTGAGTTCCGGTGGTGCTGTTGCTGGGGCGCTGCGCGTAGCGCAGGAGAATCCGGGGAGCACAGTGGTGGCGATAATATGTGACCGGGGCGATCGCTATTTATCGACCGGCGTGTTCAACGAATGA
- a CDS encoding sulfate ABC transporter substrate-binding protein yields MKLNKLKGWTLATLLISGGASAAELLNSSYDVSRELFTALNPAFETQWQKEGNAALTIKQSHAGSSKQALAILQGLRADVVTYNQVTDVQILHDRGNLIPADWQARLPNNSSPFYSTMAFLVRKGNPKQIHNWNDLVRSDVKLIFPNPKTSGNGRYTYLAAWGAANLSDGGDQAKSREWMKRFLGNVEVFDTGGRGATTTFVERNLGDVLISFESEVKNIQKQYGDAGYEVIVPPVDILAEFPVAWVDKNVERNGTEKAAKAYLNYLYSPEAQKIITSFNYRVYDKQAMAAAKGQFPETKLFRVEDQFGSWPKVMQTHFATGGELDQLLAEGHR; encoded by the coding sequence ATGAAACTGAATAAGCTCAAAGGATGGACGCTGGCGACGTTGCTGATTTCTGGCGGAGCGTCGGCGGCAGAACTGCTGAACAGCTCTTATGACGTTTCTCGCGAGCTGTTCACCGCACTTAACCCGGCCTTTGAAACCCAATGGCAGAAAGAGGGGAACGCGGCGCTGACCATCAAGCAGTCTCATGCGGGTTCCTCTAAACAGGCTTTGGCCATCTTGCAGGGGCTGCGTGCGGACGTTGTGACCTACAATCAGGTCACCGACGTGCAGATCCTGCACGATCGCGGCAATCTGATCCCCGCAGACTGGCAGGCTCGCCTGCCGAATAACAGCTCACCATTCTATTCCACCATGGCGTTTTTAGTGCGTAAGGGAAACCCGAAGCAGATCCATAATTGGAACGATCTGGTGCGCAGCGATGTGAAGCTGATCTTCCCTAATCCAAAAACCTCAGGCAACGGGCGTTATACCTATCTTGCCGCATGGGGCGCGGCGAATTTAAGCGATGGTGGCGATCAGGCCAAAAGCCGCGAGTGGATGAAACGCTTTCTTGGCAACGTAGAAGTGTTTGACACCGGCGGTCGTGGTGCCACGACGACGTTTGTAGAACGTAATTTGGGCGACGTGCTGATTAGCTTTGAATCAGAAGTGAAAAACATTCAAAAACAGTACGGTGACGCGGGCTATGAGGTGATCGTTCCTCCGGTGGATATTCTGGCTGAATTCCCCGTTGCGTGGGTAGACAAAAACGTTGAGCGCAACGGCACAGAAAAAGCCGCCAAGGCCTATTTGAACTACCTCTATTCGCCGGAGGCACAAAAAATTATCACCAGCTTTAACTACCGCGTGTATGACAAACAGGCGATGGCCGCGGCCAAAGGGCAGTTCCCTGAAACCAAGCTGTTCCGCGTTGAAGATCAGTTTGGTAGCTGGCCGAAGGTGATGCAAACGCACTTCGCCACCGGCGGTGAGCTTGACCAACTGTTAGCAGAAGGGCACCGGTAA
- a CDS encoding RpoE-regulated lipoprotein codes for MNFRPLLLVVPLLLTGCSTMSHMSWSSLSPLNWFGSSVEVSDMGVAGINASTPLNEAAINKALDDDYRLRSGMGTRNGTVTSFYQALDGDTLVMIISGDDKGTVKRVNVESDAIKTAWGVKIGTPFSDLYEKAYGVCQKGQGDNANDVECVAKESRHVSYLFSGEWHGPEGLMPSDDTLKNWKITQIVWHANAI; via the coding sequence ATGAATTTTCGTCCTCTGTTGTTAGTGGTTCCGCTGTTATTAACGGGCTGCTCTACGATGAGTCATATGTCATGGTCCAGCTTGTCACCGCTAAACTGGTTTGGTAGCTCGGTAGAAGTGAGCGATATGGGTGTTGCCGGTATCAATGCCAGTACGCCGCTAAACGAAGCCGCTATCAATAAGGCGCTGGATGATGATTATCGCCTACGTTCTGGTATGGGCACGCGTAACGGAACCGTCACCTCGTTTTATCAGGCGCTGGACGGTGACACGCTGGTGATGATCATCAGCGGCGATGACAAAGGCACCGTGAAACGCGTTAACGTTGAGAGCGATGCGATTAAAACGGCATGGGGCGTAAAAATAGGCACGCCGTTTAGCGATCTCTATGAAAAAGCCTATGGCGTGTGCCAGAAAGGTCAGGGCGATAACGCCAACGACGTTGAATGCGTAGCGAAAGAGAGCCGCCATGTGAGCTATCTGTTCAGCGGTGAATGGCATGGGCCAGAAGGCTTAATGCCGTCTGACGATACGCTGAAAAACTGGAAGATTACGCAGATTGTTTGGCACGCCAACGCGATCTAA
- a CDS encoding beta-galactosidase, whose amino-acid sequence MKSNSADNAVNSLSVVLSRRDWENPICTQYQRLPAHPPFNSWRNTQDAQNDRPSLQRISLNGVWAFSYFSQPEQVPESWRHADLDDADALQVPSNWQMAGYDAPIYTNITYPIPVNPPFVPQQNPTGCYSLAFSVDDAWLAQGQTRVIFDGVNSAFYLWCNGQWIGYSQDSRLPAEFDLTHVLHSGENRLAVLVLRWSDGTYLEDQDMWRMSGIFRDVTLLHKPATHLCDVQIRTHLGAGFYHADLEVLVRLNRPEPSYYARVELWRNDRCVAEHQQSIVSDIVDERGAYDDRTTLRLRVDKPLLWSAEEPHLYRAVVSLCDEQGGIVEVEAYDVGFRQIEISHGQLQLNGKPLLIRGANRHEHHPEHGQVMDEETMRRDIILLKQHNFNAVRCSHYPNHPLWYRLCDQYGLYVVDEANIETHGVIPMNRLSDDPVWFNAMSERVTRMVQRDRNHSSIIIWSLGNESGHGCHHDALYRWVKTNDPTRPVQYEGGGANTAATDILCPMYARVDQDQPHPTVPKWSIKKWVGLPDETRPLILCEYAHAMGNSLGGFDRYWQAFRKYPRLQGGFVWDWVDQALTKVDEQGEAYWAYGGDFGDTPNDRQFCLNGLVFPDRTPHPALFEAQRAQQFFQFRLVEQNPLSVEITSEYLFRTSDNEQLFWNVAQDGDILAAGCIDLNLLAETSQHIVLGNMPESISSGERWLNVEVRQREATPWSDEHHRCAWDQWRLAQPLALTMASEACGTMPRLETSGDEHCVIWQDQRWQFSRQTGLLEQWWQGDKATLLTPLQDNFTRAPLDNDIGVSEVARIDPNAWVERWKKAGMYALDVQLLQCAADVVSQGIQITTEHAYHSQQAVLFISRKTYLVDHQGKLHITVAVDVGHGMPAPARIGLSCQVAEVTSDVTWLGLGPHENYPDRQLAAQYGRWTLPLSELHTPYIFPSENGLRCHTRQLEFGRWQWQGNFHFGLSRFSQKQLMETSHQHRLHEEQGVWVNIDGFHMGVGGDDSWSPSVSPDFLLSDTHYRYSLVWFADRPASVG is encoded by the coding sequence ATGAAATCTAATTCTGCTGATAACGCTGTTAATTCGCTGTCTGTTGTCCTTTCTCGTCGTGACTGGGAAAACCCTATTTGCACGCAATATCAACGCTTACCGGCTCATCCGCCTTTTAATAGCTGGCGTAATACGCAGGATGCGCAAAACGATCGGCCTTCGTTGCAGCGGATTTCACTGAATGGCGTTTGGGCATTTAGCTATTTTAGCCAACCTGAACAGGTGCCAGAATCTTGGCGGCATGCGGACTTAGACGATGCCGATGCCTTACAGGTGCCGTCTAACTGGCAAATGGCGGGCTATGATGCACCTATCTATACCAACATCACCTATCCGATTCCGGTCAATCCTCCGTTTGTGCCACAGCAAAACCCCACGGGATGTTATTCGCTGGCGTTTAGCGTGGATGATGCGTGGCTGGCGCAGGGGCAGACGCGGGTTATTTTTGACGGCGTAAATTCTGCTTTTTATCTGTGGTGTAATGGTCAGTGGATTGGTTATTCGCAGGATAGCCGCCTGCCCGCCGAGTTTGATCTCACCCATGTGCTGCATTCGGGGGAAAACCGGCTGGCGGTGCTGGTGCTACGTTGGAGCGACGGCACCTATCTTGAAGATCAGGATATGTGGCGCATGAGCGGCATTTTTCGTGATGTAACGTTGCTGCATAAACCCGCCACTCACCTGTGCGATGTTCAGATTAGAACGCATCTGGGAGCCGGCTTTTATCATGCCGATCTTGAGGTTTTGGTGCGGCTAAATCGTCCTGAACCGAGCTATTATGCCCGTGTGGAGCTGTGGCGAAACGATCGCTGCGTTGCCGAACATCAGCAGTCTATCGTCAGTGATATTGTGGATGAGCGCGGAGCCTATGACGATCGCACTACGCTGCGTTTGCGGGTGGATAAGCCTCTGTTGTGGAGTGCGGAAGAACCCCATCTCTATCGTGCGGTGGTTTCACTCTGTGACGAGCAGGGCGGTATTGTTGAGGTTGAAGCCTATGACGTTGGATTTCGTCAGATAGAAATCAGCCATGGGCAGCTCCAACTGAACGGAAAACCCTTATTGATACGCGGCGCCAATCGTCATGAGCACCACCCTGAACATGGGCAGGTGATGGACGAAGAAACCATGCGCCGCGATATTATTTTACTCAAGCAGCACAATTTTAATGCGGTGCGCTGTTCCCATTATCCCAACCATCCACTGTGGTATCGGCTGTGTGATCAATATGGCTTGTACGTAGTGGATGAGGCCAATATCGAAACGCACGGCGTGATCCCCATGAATCGCTTGAGTGACGATCCGGTTTGGTTCAACGCCATGAGCGAACGCGTGACGCGTATGGTGCAGCGCGATCGTAACCATTCGTCGATTATTATCTGGTCGCTGGGGAACGAGTCTGGCCACGGCTGTCATCATGATGCGCTTTATCGCTGGGTAAAAACTAACGATCCGACTCGACCTGTTCAATATGAAGGGGGGGGCGCGAATACTGCCGCCACCGATATCCTTTGCCCGATGTATGCGCGCGTAGATCAAGATCAGCCGCACCCAACGGTGCCCAAATGGTCAATTAAAAAGTGGGTCGGTCTGCCGGACGAAACGCGTCCGCTGATCCTGTGTGAATATGCTCACGCGATGGGTAACAGCTTGGGTGGTTTTGATCGCTATTGGCAGGCATTCCGCAAGTATCCGCGTTTACAGGGCGGTTTTGTGTGGGATTGGGTCGATCAGGCGTTGACTAAAGTGGATGAACAGGGCGAAGCGTATTGGGCATACGGAGGAGATTTTGGCGACACGCCAAACGATCGCCAGTTTTGCCTGAATGGTTTAGTGTTCCCCGATAGAACACCGCATCCGGCGTTGTTTGAAGCTCAGCGTGCCCAGCAGTTCTTTCAGTTCCGTTTGGTCGAACAAAACCCGCTCAGCGTAGAAATCACCAGTGAATATCTGTTTCGAACCAGCGATAACGAGCAGCTGTTTTGGAACGTCGCGCAGGATGGAGATATTCTGGCTGCGGGATGTATTGACCTCAATCTGCTGGCGGAAACCTCGCAGCATATCGTGTTGGGCAATATGCCTGAGAGTATTTCTTCAGGTGAACGGTGGCTTAACGTCGAAGTTCGCCAGCGTGAAGCGACGCCGTGGTCGGATGAACATCACCGCTGCGCGTGGGATCAGTGGCGATTGGCTCAGCCGCTTGCTCTAACGATGGCTAGTGAAGCGTGCGGCACAATGCCGCGTTTGGAAACGTCTGGTGATGAGCATTGCGTCATTTGGCAAGATCAGCGCTGGCAGTTTAGCCGCCAAACTGGCCTGCTCGAACAGTGGTGGCAGGGTGACAAAGCCACGCTGTTAACACCGCTGCAAGACAACTTTACGCGCGCACCGCTCGATAATGATATTGGGGTGAGTGAAGTGGCGCGCATCGATCCCAACGCGTGGGTTGAGCGCTGGAAGAAAGCGGGCATGTACGCATTGGACGTTCAGTTGTTGCAATGTGCTGCGGATGTGGTTTCTCAAGGTATTCAAATCACGACAGAGCATGCTTACCATAGCCAGCAAGCGGTGTTGTTTATCAGCCGGAAAACCTATCTGGTCGATCATCAGGGCAAGCTACATATCACCGTGGCGGTGGATGTGGGCCACGGGATGCCTGCGCCTGCTCGCATTGGCTTAAGCTGTCAGGTGGCTGAAGTGACTTCTGATGTCACATGGCTGGGGCTTGGCCCACATGAAAACTATCCTGACCGACAGCTCGCCGCGCAGTATGGGCGCTGGACGTTGCCACTTTCTGAGTTGCATACCCCTTATATTTTCCCAAGCGAAAATGGACTGCGCTGTCATACGCGCCAGCTGGAATTTGGACGCTGGCAGTGGCAGGGGAATTTCCATTTTGGCTTAAGCCGATTCAGTCAGAAGCAGCTGATGGAGACCTCTCACCAGCATCGATTACATGAAGAACAGGGCGTGTGGGTTAACATTGATGGCTTTCATATGGGCGTCGGTGGAGACGATTCATGGAGCCCCAGCGTGAGCCCAGACTTCCTGCTCAGCGATACGCATTATCGCTATTCGCTGGTTTGGTTCGCCGACCGACCAGCGTCCGTCGGATAA
- a CDS encoding DUF2919 domain-containing protein: protein MLHRTYSPDDFNTHGMLRLPWVFWLVLILQAKTWFLFVVAGSSRQQGADLLALFYPDRGLFWSGMLVGLPAALGFLLIGRRHLWKGLWKRWRWVLILTTLAQMGLQAVPFWTNSNDVTLLSLVILLLDLLAVAYLLFNSRLIDSFKISESFHTET from the coding sequence ATGCTCCATCGCACCTATTCCCCCGATGATTTTAATACCCACGGCATGTTGCGCTTACCGTGGGTATTTTGGCTGGTTTTGATATTACAGGCTAAAACCTGGTTTTTATTTGTGGTGGCGGGCTCGTCGCGCCAGCAAGGTGCCGATCTGCTGGCGCTGTTTTATCCCGATCGCGGGTTATTTTGGAGCGGAATGCTTGTCGGTCTTCCGGCGGCTTTGGGCTTTTTATTGATCGGTCGCCGCCATTTATGGAAAGGCCTTTGGAAACGCTGGCGTTGGGTATTAATTCTCACCACGCTGGCACAAATGGGGCTACAGGCCGTACCTTTTTGGACCAACAGCAATGATGTCACGCTGCTCTCTTTAGTCATTCTGTTGTTGGATTTGCTGGCGGTAGCCTATTTGCTGTTTAACTCCCGTCTGATTGATAGCTTCAAAATTAGCGAGTCGTTTCACACTGAGACCTAA
- a CDS encoding GNAT family acetyltransferase produces the protein MEIRVFKQADFEEVTTLWERCDLLRPWNDPETDIERKLNHDADLFLVAEVGGEVVGTVMGGYDGHRGTAYYLGVHPDFRGRGIANALISRLEKKLIARGCPKIQILVSEENDAVIGMYEKLDYETQDTLCLSKRLIEDHEY, from the coding sequence ATGGAAATCCGCGTTTTTAAACAAGCTGATTTTGAAGAAGTTACTACGTTGTGGGAGCGCTGCGACCTGCTGCGACCGTGGAACGATCCGGAGACGGATATTGAGCGTAAGCTCAATCACGACGCGGATTTATTTCTCGTCGCGGAAGTCGGCGGTGAGGTGGTGGGGACCGTCATGGGCGGTTATGACGGCCATCGTGGCACGGCGTATTATCTGGGCGTCCACCCTGATTTTCGCGGCCGTGGCATTGCAAATGCGCTGATCAGTCGGCTAGAGAAAAAGCTGATCGCCCGCGGCTGCCCAAAGATTCAAATCTTGGTCAGTGAAGAAAATGATGCGGTCATCGGCATGTATGAGAAGCTGGACTACGAAACGCAGGACACCTTGTGTCTGAGCAAAAGGCTTATTGAAGATCACGAATACTGA
- a CDS encoding Dyp-type peroxidase translates to MSQPQSGILLEHCRFGIFIEAMVQGDLDAVRQGCKAFVKSLEELQAQYPQERLGAVIAFGNDVWRDLSAGVGAPDLKPFTPLGKGLAPATQRDLLIHIQSLRHDINFSLAQAALAAFGNSIHVEEEVHGFRWVEERDLSGFIDGTENPKDEQRPIVGVIGNDDADAGGSYVFVQRWEHNLKQWGRFSTEQQEQIIGRTKHDSEELDPESRPDTSHVSRVDLSEDGKGLKILRQSLPYGTASGAHGLMFIAYCGRLHNIEKQLLSMFGDLDGKRDQLLRFSKAVTGSYYFAPSLDRLLSL, encoded by the coding sequence ATGTCTCAGCCACAAAGCGGTATTTTATTAGAGCATTGTCGTTTTGGTATTTTTATTGAAGCCATGGTGCAAGGCGATCTTGATGCAGTACGTCAGGGATGCAAAGCCTTCGTCAAAAGCTTGGAAGAACTGCAAGCACAATATCCTCAGGAACGTTTAGGCGCGGTTATCGCTTTCGGTAACGATGTTTGGCGCGATCTTTCCGCAGGCGTTGGTGCGCCAGATCTGAAACCTTTTACCCCACTTGGCAAAGGTTTGGCTCCGGCAACGCAGCGTGACCTGCTGATCCACATTCAGTCTTTACGCCATGATATTAACTTCTCTTTAGCTCAGGCCGCGCTGGCTGCCTTTGGTAACAGCATTCACGTTGAAGAAGAAGTGCACGGTTTCCGCTGGGTTGAAGAGCGCGATTTGAGCGGCTTTATTGACGGCACCGAAAACCCGAAAGATGAGCAGCGTCCTATCGTAGGCGTGATCGGCAATGACGACGCCGATGCAGGCGGTAGCTACGTATTTGTGCAGCGCTGGGAGCACAACCTTAAGCAATGGGGTCGTTTCAGCACTGAGCAACAAGAGCAGATTATCGGTCGTACTAAGCACGACAGCGAAGAGCTTGATCCAGAATCACGCCCAGATACCTCACACGTTAGCCGTGTTGACCTGAGCGAAGATGGCAAAGGCCTGAAAATTCTGCGTCAAAGCCTGCCGTATGGCACCGCTAGCGGCGCACATGGTCTGATGTTTATTGCGTATTGTGGCCGTTTGCACAATATCGAAAAACAGCTGCTAAGCATGTTTGGTGACTTAGACGGCAAGCGCGATCAGCTATTGCGCTTCAGTAAAGCGGTAACCGGCAGCTACTACTTTGCGCCGTCGTTAGATCGCTTATTGTCACTGTAA
- the cysA gene encoding sulfate/thiosulfate ABC transporter ATP-binding protein CysA: MSIEIKQVNKYFGRTKVLNDISLTIPSGQMVALLGPSGSGKTTLLRIIAGLEGQSGGQLSFNGNDVSRLHARDRRVGFVFQHYALFRHMSVFDNVAFGLTVLPRRERPSTAAIKQKVEQLLEMVQLAHLADRFPSQLSGGQKQRVALARALAVEPEILLLDEPFGALDAQVRKELRRWLRQLHEELKFTSVFVTHDQEEAMEVADQIVVMSQGNIEQIGSPDDVWREPASRFVLEFLGEVNKVGGEIRGSQIYIGEHHWPLAFSPLHQGKVDMFLRPWEMEVSLQANARCPLPVQVLEVSPRGHYWQLTVQPQGWHPEPISVVMLEGNGTQAPKRGGRYFVGGLNARLYAGDTPLQPVALAKSA; encoded by the coding sequence ATGAGCATTGAAATTAAACAGGTCAACAAATACTTTGGCCGCACCAAAGTTCTGAACGACATTTCTCTGACCATTCCGTCTGGCCAGATGGTGGCGCTGCTTGGCCCATCCGGATCGGGTAAAACCACGCTGTTGCGAATTATTGCCGGTTTAGAAGGGCAGAGCGGCGGTCAGCTCAGTTTTAACGGTAATGACGTGAGTCGCCTGCATGCGCGCGATCGTCGCGTGGGTTTTGTCTTCCAGCATTACGCCCTGTTTCGCCATATGAGCGTGTTCGATAACGTGGCCTTTGGCTTAACGGTGCTGCCGCGTCGCGAGCGTCCATCAACGGCGGCGATTAAACAGAAAGTGGAACAGTTGCTAGAAATGGTTCAGCTTGCCCATCTGGCCGATCGTTTTCCTTCTCAGCTCTCCGGTGGACAAAAGCAGCGCGTTGCTCTGGCGCGCGCGCTGGCCGTTGAGCCTGAAATTTTACTGCTGGATGAACCTTTTGGCGCGCTGGATGCACAGGTGCGTAAAGAGCTGCGCCGTTGGTTACGCCAGTTACATGAAGAGCTGAAATTCACCAGCGTGTTCGTGACTCACGATCAGGAAGAAGCCATGGAAGTGGCGGATCAGATCGTGGTGATGAGCCAAGGGAATATCGAGCAAATTGGCTCGCCTGACGATGTGTGGCGTGAGCCTGCCAGCCGATTTGTGCTGGAGTTCTTGGGCGAAGTGAATAAAGTCGGTGGCGAAATTCGTGGCTCGCAGATTTACATCGGTGAGCATCATTGGCCTTTGGCATTCTCGCCGTTGCATCAAGGCAAGGTTGATATGTTCCTGCGTCCGTGGGAAATGGAGGTCAGCTTGCAGGCTAATGCGCGCTGTCCGTTGCCCGTTCAGGTCTTGGAAGTGAGCCCACGCGGACACTATTGGCAGCTTACCGTGCAGCCGCAGGGTTGGCATCCTGAGCCTATCAGCGTGGTGATGCTTGAAGGCAATGGTACACAGGCTCCTAAACGCGGCGGTCGATATTTTGTGGGTGGTCTGAATGCGCGCTTGTATGCGGGCGATACGCCCTTGCAGCCGGTAGCACTGGCTAAAAGTGCTTAG
- the cysW gene encoding sulfate/thiosulfate ABC transporter permease CysW: MADLSAWQGNSQQLRPKIDWLKWFLIGSGVLLSVLLLLVPMISIFALAFSEGAGVVWKNLSDPDMLHAIWLTVLVALITVPVNLMFGTLLAWLCTRFVFPGRQLLLTLIDIPFAVSPVVAGLLYLLFYGSNGPLGGWLDAHDIQLMFSWPGMVLVTVFVTCPFVVRELVPVMMSQGSHEDEAAVLLGASGWQMFRRVTLPNIRWALLYGVVLTNARAIGEFGAVSVVSGSIRGETYTLPLQVELLHQDYNTAGAFTAAALLTLMAIVTLFLKNMLQWRLNRQVVHAAREDVK; encoded by the coding sequence ATGGCTGACTTATCTGCATGGCAAGGCAACAGCCAACAACTTCGCCCCAAGATCGACTGGCTGAAATGGTTTTTGATCGGCAGCGGCGTGCTGCTTTCGGTGCTGTTGTTGCTGGTGCCGATGATTTCGATTTTTGCTTTGGCGTTTTCTGAAGGCGCTGGCGTGGTGTGGAAGAACCTTAGCGATCCCGACATGCTGCATGCGATTTGGCTCACGGTGCTGGTGGCGTTGATTACGGTTCCGGTCAATCTGATGTTTGGTACGTTGCTGGCATGGCTGTGCACGCGCTTTGTGTTCCCCGGTCGCCAGCTGTTGCTGACGCTGATTGATATTCCTTTTGCGGTGTCGCCGGTGGTGGCAGGGCTGCTCTATCTGCTGTTTTACGGATCGAACGGCCCGTTGGGCGGTTGGTTGGATGCGCATGATATTCAACTGATGTTCTCGTGGCCGGGCATGGTGTTAGTTACGGTATTTGTGACCTGTCCGTTTGTGGTTCGCGAACTGGTGCCGGTGATGATGAGTCAAGGGAGTCACGAAGATGAAGCGGCGGTGCTGCTGGGTGCCTCTGGCTGGCAGATGTTTCGTCGCGTGACGCTGCCGAATATCCGTTGGGCGCTGTTATATGGCGTGGTGCTGACGAACGCGCGTGCGATTGGTGAATTTGGCGCGGTGTCGGTGGTTTCCGGTTCGATACGGGGTGAAACTTACACGTTGCCGCTACAGGTTGAATTGCTGCATCAGGATTACAACACCGCCGGAGCGTTTACCGCCGCCGCGCTGTTGACGCTGATGGCGATTGTAACGTTGTTCTTGAAAAATATGCTGCAATGGCGCTTGAACCGACAGGTGGTTCACGCTGCGCGGGAGGACGTGAAATGA